From the genome of Mesorhizobium japonicum MAFF 303099, one region includes:
- a CDS encoding cupin domain-containing protein, whose translation MRKILVSSLLAGAALYANCALALDSSSTPVVVTPLASRTTTASGQPITLPQKSVQVLVSTFDIAVGATLPVHRHPFPRYAYVEAGTLKVTNVESGNSNTYKTGDFIIEMIGQWHQATNIGDGPVKLLVIDQVEEGAKNTELRQ comes from the coding sequence ATGCGCAAAATCCTGGTCTCGTCGCTGCTGGCCGGCGCCGCGCTTTACGCGAATTGCGCTCTGGCACTCGACAGCAGCAGCACGCCTGTCGTCGTCACCCCGCTCGCATCGCGCACCACCACCGCTTCCGGCCAGCCGATCACGCTGCCGCAGAAGAGCGTGCAGGTGCTGGTGTCGACCTTTGACATCGCGGTGGGCGCGACCTTGCCGGTGCACCGGCACCCCTTCCCGCGCTATGCCTATGTCGAGGCCGGGACGCTGAAGGTCACCAATGTCGAGTCCGGCAACAGCAACACCTATAAGACCGGCGATTTCATCATCGAAATGATCGGGCAGTGGCATCAGGCCACCAATATTGGCGATGGCCCGGTCAAGCTCCTGGTCATCGACCAGGTCGAGGAAGGCGCCAAGAACACGGAACTGCGGCAGTAA
- a CDS encoding carboxymuconolactone decarboxylase family protein: protein MQARLKNPVMLIPGALQALLALDKSTEAADIPYVTRKLIHLRASQINACSLCVDMHARELKKAGEKDERIFALAAWRETPYFTDAERAALALAEAGTRLADRPDAVPDDVWDEAARHYDEKALAALVVQIALINAFNRLNATTRQIVGTWG, encoded by the coding sequence ATGCAAGCCAGACTCAAGAATCCCGTGATGCTCATCCCAGGCGCCCTGCAGGCGCTGCTGGCGTTGGACAAGTCGACCGAGGCAGCCGATATACCCTATGTGACGCGCAAGCTCATTCATCTGCGCGCCAGCCAGATCAATGCCTGCAGCCTCTGCGTCGACATGCACGCCCGCGAGCTGAAGAAGGCCGGCGAGAAGGACGAGCGCATCTTTGCGTTGGCGGCATGGCGCGAGACGCCCTACTTCACCGACGCCGAACGGGCGGCCCTGGCGCTGGCCGAGGCCGGCACGAGGCTCGCCGACCGGCCCGACGCCGTGCCGGACGATGTCTGGGACGAAGCCGCCCGCCACTATGATGAAAAGGCGCTTGCAGCTCTGGTTGTCCAGATCGCCCTGATCAACGCCTTCAACCGGCTGAACGCGACGACACGACAGATCGTCGGCACCTGGGGCTGA
- a CDS encoding copper homeostasis protein CutC, protein MDWIDPLTTETRLPLIEICVEGIDGLLAAQAAGADRVELCASLVEGGITPSLGTVRAALDQATVPFHVMVRPRGGDFLYSETEYRSMLADVAALRDLGVPGVVFGCLNADGTIDEKRMGELTEAAGPLNVTCHRAFDMTRDPAEALEALIRCKVGRVLTSGQRDSAIEGLPLLADLVRQAGDRIIILGCGGLDLANIAEVRRKTGLAEMHFAALKDVPSTMRYRNPKVGMGGSDLDREYRNTLTDTPLVAATIAAAKA, encoded by the coding sequence ATGGACTGGATCGACCCCTTGACCACGGAAACCCGCCTGCCCCTGATCGAAATCTGTGTAGAAGGCATCGATGGCCTGCTCGCCGCGCAGGCTGCCGGCGCCGACCGGGTCGAACTGTGCGCCAGCCTCGTCGAGGGCGGCATCACACCGAGCCTCGGCACGGTGCGCGCCGCTCTCGACCAGGCGACCGTGCCGTTTCACGTCATGGTGCGGCCGCGCGGCGGCGATTTTCTCTACAGCGAGACCGAATACCGCTCGATGCTCGCCGATGTCGCGGCACTGCGCGATCTCGGCGTGCCCGGCGTGGTGTTTGGCTGCCTGAACGCCGACGGCACCATCGACGAGAAGCGCATGGGCGAACTGACGGAGGCCGCCGGCCCCCTGAACGTCACTTGCCATCGCGCCTTCGACATGACACGCGACCCGGCCGAGGCGCTGGAGGCGCTGATCCGCTGCAAGGTCGGCCGCGTGCTGACCAGCGGCCAACGCGACAGCGCGATCGAAGGCCTGCCCTTGCTGGCCGATCTGGTGCGGCAGGCCGGCGACCGCATCATCATCCTCGGTTGCGGCGGGCTTGATCTCGCAAACATCGCCGAGGTGCGCCGAAAGACCGGGCTGGCCGAAATGCATTTTGCCGCGCTGAAGGACGTGCCAAGCACCATGCGCTACCGCAATCCCAAGGTCGGCATGGGCGGCTCCGATCTCGACCGCGAGTACCGCAACACATTAACCGACACACCGCTGGTGGCGGCGACGATCGCGGCGGCCAAGGCATGA
- a CDS encoding GNAT family N-acetyltransferase: protein MTSPIDRIAPGDEADILALNNEHAAELSWLEAERLSFLLGEAFYARRIGDLEAFIMTFDQEANYDSPNFLWFCERYERFIYVDRVVVAAHARGRGHARRLYQDLFEHAERAGYMLVTCEVNADPPNPASDAFHAALGFTEVGDAVIHGGKKVVRYYVKQIVA from the coding sequence ATGACCTCGCCGATAGACCGTATAGCGCCAGGCGACGAAGCGGACATATTGGCGCTCAACAACGAGCATGCCGCCGAACTGTCCTGGCTCGAAGCCGAACGGCTGTCGTTCCTGCTCGGCGAGGCATTCTACGCACGCCGCATCGGCGATCTCGAAGCATTCATCATGACCTTCGACCAGGAAGCCAATTACGACAGCCCGAACTTCCTCTGGTTTTGCGAACGCTACGAACGCTTCATCTATGTCGATCGCGTCGTCGTGGCGGCGCATGCACGGGGCCGCGGCCATGCGCGCCGGCTGTATCAGGACCTGTTCGAGCACGCAGAGCGCGCCGGCTACATGCTGGTCACCTGCGAGGTCAACGCCGATCCGCCCAACCCTGCCTCGGATGCCTTCCACGCCGCGCTGGGTTTCACCGAAGTCGGCGACGCGGTGATCCACGGTGGCAAGAAAGTGGTGCGTTATTACGTCAAGCAGATCGTCGCCTGA
- a CDS encoding SRPBCC family protein yields the protein MPSNVFRFDESWDIPEGTPQQVWDVLSDAELLPLWWGEVYKEVVPLDGKGKASVGSRARARARGALPYELNFIIEAAELEPGRLVVVKTFGDFDGLWRAELSPSGSGTHVQLTWQVTVERPILKFLAPLLRPAFAWNHRWTTPRGEAGLRRYLRLATTVPRRDEA from the coding sequence ATGCCTAGCAACGTCTTCCGCTTCGACGAAAGCTGGGACATTCCCGAAGGCACGCCGCAGCAAGTGTGGGACGTTCTCTCCGACGCCGAACTGCTGCCGCTCTGGTGGGGCGAGGTCTACAAGGAAGTGGTGCCGCTCGATGGCAAGGGCAAGGCGTCCGTCGGCTCGCGGGCAAGGGCACGGGCGCGGGGCGCCCTGCCCTATGAACTGAACTTCATCATCGAGGCCGCCGAACTCGAGCCTGGCCGGCTGGTCGTCGTGAAAACCTTTGGCGACTTCGACGGGCTGTGGCGGGCCGAACTGTCGCCGTCGGGCAGCGGGACCCATGTCCAACTGACCTGGCAGGTCACGGTCGAGAGGCCGATCCTCAAATTCCTGGCACCTCTGCTGCGGCCGGCCTTCGCCTGGAATCATCGCTGGACAACGCCGCGCGGCGAAGCCGGTCTGCGGCGCTACCTCAGGCTCGCAACAACAGTGCCTCGGCGCGATGAGGCCTAA
- a CDS encoding acyltransferase family protein, whose translation MSEITATQMVPSRSVVDRSARTRLAYLDGWRGLSIALVLIGHFFPVPGINLGVLGVEFFFVLSGRLMAEILFIERYPLKKFFKRRFSRIYPALLVFVVISMIALSGTFIAFKWKAALTALTFTYNYAGILVTRAGALDHIWSLCVEEHAYIILALISALLSSRDRVIPLLLALALLAMANGAVSYWVFGLDYEATYWRTDVHIASILLSASICLLKAEGRLPAVLKGSYVALAAAAGAVLLFMDPVPTPIHYLLAVPLLALAVNALDFSTPIFSNLLSSWPMATLGLWSYSLYLWQQPFYKFVYEQGISPWPMLVGVFACALCSYYLVERPAREWLNRNW comes from the coding sequence ATGTCCGAAATTACCGCCACCCAGATGGTTCCATCCCGATCCGTCGTCGACCGATCAGCCAGAACAAGATTGGCCTATCTCGACGGCTGGCGCGGCCTGTCGATTGCCCTGGTGCTGATCGGCCATTTCTTCCCGGTACCCGGAATCAATCTGGGTGTGCTCGGCGTCGAATTCTTCTTCGTGCTGAGCGGCCGGCTAATGGCCGAGATCCTTTTCATCGAACGCTACCCGCTGAAGAAGTTCTTCAAACGCCGCTTCTCGCGCATCTACCCGGCGCTTCTGGTGTTCGTCGTCATCTCCATGATTGCGCTCTCCGGCACGTTCATCGCCTTCAAATGGAAGGCGGCGCTGACAGCGCTGACTTTCACCTACAATTACGCCGGAATTCTCGTCACACGGGCCGGGGCGCTCGACCATATCTGGTCGCTTTGCGTGGAGGAGCATGCCTACATCATCCTGGCGCTGATCAGCGCGCTCCTCTCCAGCCGCGACCGCGTCATCCCTTTGCTGCTAGCGCTGGCCTTGCTCGCCATGGCCAATGGCGCGGTGTCGTACTGGGTGTTCGGGCTGGATTACGAGGCTACCTACTGGCGCACCGATGTGCACATCGCCTCGATCCTGCTGTCAGCTTCGATCTGCCTGCTCAAGGCCGAAGGCCGGCTGCCGGCGGTGCTGAAAGGGTCTTATGTCGCCCTGGCAGCGGCGGCGGGCGCGGTTCTGCTGTTCATGGACCCGGTGCCGACGCCGATCCACTATCTCCTGGCGGTGCCGCTGCTGGCGCTGGCCGTCAATGCGCTCGATTTCAGCACGCCAATTTTTTCCAATTTGCTCTCGTCGTGGCCCATGGCGACGTTGGGCCTGTGGTCATACTCGCTCTATCTGTGGCAGCAGCCCTTCTACAAATTCGTCTATGAGCAAGGCATCAGCCCATGGCCGATGCTGGTCGGGGTCTTTGCCTGCGCGCTCTGCAGCTACTACCTCGTCGAGCGGCCGGCGCGTGAATGGTTGAACCGCAATTGGTGA
- a CDS encoding FAD binding domain-containing protein: MYSVNYHRAASVADAAKLVKNGDAKLLSGGMTLIPAMKTRLAAPSDLVDLSHIKEMQGVKVSGKTVTIGAATTHFDVSNDEKLKKACPALAHLASLIGDPAVRHKGTIGGSIANNDPAADYPAALLALGATIVTNKREISADKFFKGLFETALKDGEIITAVSFTAPAKAAYEKFRNPASRYAIVGVFVAKGKDGVSVAVTGAGDDGVFRSKEIEAALAKNFDAASLAGVKVPAKNLMSDIHASADYRANLIVVMAKRAVAAANA, encoded by the coding sequence ATGTATTCGGTCAACTACCACCGTGCCGCCTCGGTCGCGGATGCCGCCAAGCTGGTGAAGAACGGCGACGCCAAGCTGCTGTCCGGCGGCATGACGCTGATCCCCGCTATGAAGACGCGGCTGGCGGCCCCTTCCGATCTCGTCGATCTGTCGCACATCAAGGAGATGCAGGGCGTCAAGGTGTCGGGAAAGACGGTCACCATCGGCGCGGCTACCACGCATTTCGACGTCTCCAACGACGAGAAACTCAAGAAGGCCTGCCCGGCGCTTGCCCATCTGGCGTCGCTGATCGGTGACCCGGCGGTGCGCCACAAGGGCACGATCGGCGGTTCGATCGCCAACAACGATCCGGCGGCCGACTATCCCGCGGCACTTCTGGCGCTGGGCGCCACGATCGTCACCAACAAGCGCGAGATATCGGCCGACAAGTTCTTCAAAGGCCTGTTCGAAACGGCCTTGAAGGATGGCGAGATCATAACGGCGGTCTCCTTCACCGCCCCGGCCAAGGCGGCTTACGAGAAATTCCGCAACCCGGCCTCGCGTTACGCGATCGTCGGCGTGTTCGTGGCCAAGGGCAAGGACGGCGTCAGCGTCGCCGTGACCGGCGCCGGCGACGACGGGGTCTTCCGCTCGAAGGAGATCGAGGCAGCCCTTGCGAAGAATTTCGACGCCGCATCGCTCGCCGGCGTGAAAGTGCCGGCGAAGAACCTGATGAGCGACATCCACGCTTCCGCCGACTACCGCGCCAATCTGATCGTGGTCATGGCCAAGCGCGCGGTGGCGGCAGCCAACGCCTGA
- a CDS encoding xanthine dehydrogenase family protein molybdopterin-binding subunit, whose protein sequence is MGIEGVGARVARKEDKRFITGAGRYVDDMVVPGMKHAAFVRSPHAHAQIKKIDVRRAQAMPGVIGVLTGKELKADGIGNLICGWMIHSKDGSPMKMGAWSPLAVDKVRYVGDAVVVVVAETKGQARDAAEAVEITYKELKAVVEATKALEKGAPQIHAEAENNLIFDWEIGDAKATDAAIKAAAHVTRMKIVNNRLVPNAMEPRAALGHYDKAEDHYTCWTTSQNPHVARLVMSAFYNVAPENKLRVIAPDVGGGFGSKIYIYPEEIVCLWASKKTGVPVKWVADRTESFLSDAHGRDHVSTVEMAFDKNNRITGLKVDTIANLGAYMSLFSSCVPTYLYATLLSGQYDIPAIHANVRTVYTNTAPVDAYRGAGRPEATYLLERTMEAAARELGVSPAELRRKNFITSFPHQTPVIMNYDAGDYGASLDAAMKASDYAGFAKRKAAAAKKGLLRGIGMSCYIEACGIAPSAAVGSLGAGVGLWESAEVRVNAVGTIEVLTGSHSHGQGHETTFAQLVNQRFGVPIDSVSIVHGDTDKVQMGMGTYGSRSGAVGMSAISKALDKVEAKAKKIAAHLLEADEGDIVIENGALKVAGTDKNVPWFQVALAAYTAHNLPAGMEPGLKETAFYDPSNFTFPAGCYICEVEIEPETGTTEIVQFVAADDFGNIINPMIVEGQVHGGIAQGIGQALLEGAHYDASGQLLTASYMDYTMPRAGDLPSFKVSTSNTPCPGNPLGIKGCGEAGAIGSPPAVINAITDAIGIADIAMPASPPTVWAAIRAAKH, encoded by the coding sequence ATGGGCATTGAAGGTGTTGGCGCTCGGGTCGCGCGCAAGGAAGACAAAAGATTCATCACCGGCGCCGGCCGCTATGTCGACGACATGGTGGTTCCCGGCATGAAGCATGCCGCCTTCGTGCGCAGCCCGCACGCGCATGCGCAGATCAAGAAGATCGACGTCAGACGAGCACAAGCGATGCCCGGCGTCATCGGCGTGCTGACCGGCAAGGAGCTCAAGGCCGACGGCATCGGCAATTTGATCTGCGGCTGGATGATCCATTCCAAGGACGGTTCGCCGATGAAGATGGGCGCCTGGTCGCCGCTGGCTGTCGACAAGGTCCGCTATGTCGGTGACGCCGTCGTCGTCGTCGTGGCCGAGACCAAGGGGCAGGCCCGCGATGCGGCCGAGGCGGTCGAGATCACATACAAGGAATTGAAGGCCGTCGTCGAAGCCACCAAGGCGCTCGAAAAGGGCGCGCCGCAGATCCATGCCGAGGCCGAGAACAATCTGATCTTCGATTGGGAGATCGGCGACGCCAAGGCGACCGACGCGGCGATCAAGGCAGCGGCGCATGTCACCCGCATGAAGATCGTCAACAACCGGCTGGTGCCGAATGCCATGGAGCCGCGCGCGGCTCTCGGCCACTACGACAAGGCCGAGGACCATTATACCTGCTGGACGACCTCGCAGAACCCGCATGTCGCGCGGCTGGTGATGAGCGCCTTCTACAATGTCGCGCCGGAAAACAAGCTGCGCGTCATCGCGCCTGACGTCGGCGGCGGCTTCGGCTCCAAGATCTACATCTATCCCGAAGAGATCGTCTGCCTGTGGGCTTCCAAGAAAACCGGCGTGCCGGTCAAATGGGTCGCCGACCGCACCGAGAGTTTTCTCTCCGACGCGCATGGCCGCGACCATGTCTCGACGGTGGAAATGGCTTTCGACAAGAACAACAGGATCACCGGGCTGAAGGTCGACACGATCGCCAATCTCGGCGCCTACATGTCGCTGTTCTCGTCCTGCGTGCCGACCTATCTCTACGCGACATTGTTGTCGGGCCAGTACGACATTCCGGCCATCCACGCCAATGTGCGCACGGTCTACACCAACACAGCTCCTGTCGATGCCTATCGCGGGGCAGGGCGGCCGGAAGCCACCTATCTCCTGGAACGCACGATGGAAGCGGCGGCGCGCGAGCTTGGCGTGTCACCTGCCGAATTGCGGCGCAAGAACTTCATCACCTCCTTCCCGCACCAGACACCGGTGATCATGAACTATGACGCCGGTGACTATGGCGCCTCGCTCGATGCGGCCATGAAAGCTTCGGACTATGCCGGCTTTGCCAAGCGCAAGGCGGCGGCCGCCAAGAAGGGCTTGCTCCGCGGCATCGGCATGAGCTGTTACATCGAGGCCTGCGGCATCGCGCCGTCGGCGGCGGTCGGTTCGCTCGGCGCCGGCGTTGGCCTCTGGGAATCGGCCGAAGTGCGGGTCAATGCCGTTGGCACGATCGAGGTGCTGACCGGCTCGCACAGCCATGGCCAGGGCCACGAGACGACCTTCGCGCAACTGGTCAACCAGCGTTTTGGCGTGCCGATCGATTCGGTTTCGATCGTCCATGGCGACACCGACAAGGTGCAGATGGGCATGGGCACGTACGGTTCGCGCTCGGGCGCGGTCGGCATGTCGGCGATATCAAAGGCACTCGACAAGGTCGAGGCCAAGGCCAAGAAGATCGCCGCCCACCTGCTCGAGGCCGACGAGGGCGACATCGTCATCGAGAACGGCGCGCTGAAGGTCGCCGGTACCGACAAGAACGTGCCGTGGTTCCAGGTGGCGCTGGCCGCCTATACCGCCCACAATCTGCCGGCAGGGATGGAGCCCGGATTGAAGGAAACGGCCTTCTACGATCCGTCGAACTTCACCTTTCCGGCGGGCTGCTACATCTGCGAGGTCGAGATCGAGCCGGAGACCGGAACGACCGAGATCGTCCAGTTCGTGGCCGCCGACGATTTCGGCAACATCATCAATCCGATGATCGTGGAAGGCCAGGTGCATGGCGGCATCGCGCAAGGGATCGGCCAGGCGCTGCTGGAAGGCGCCCATTACGACGCCAGCGGACAGCTGCTGACCGCGAGCTACATGGACTATACGATGCCGCGCGCGGGCGACCTGCCGTCGTTCAAGGTCTCAACCTCGAACACGCCATGCCCGGGCAATCCGCTCGGCATCAAGGGCTGCGGCGAGGCCGGCGCCATCGGCTCGCCGCCGGCGGTGATCAACGCCATCACCGATGCCATCGGCATCGCCGATATCGCCATGCCCGCCTCGCCGCCCACCGTGTGGGCCGCGATCCGCGCCGCGAAGCATTGA
- a CDS encoding (2Fe-2S)-binding protein: protein MSDVSLMVNGRRVSGTAEDRTLLVHFLRENLGLTGTHVGCDTSQCGACVVHVDGKAVKSCTMLAVQASGSSVVTIEGLANGADLHPVQAAFKEHHGLQCGFCTPGMIMTATDMINRHPEGLDEATVRAELEGNICRCTGYHNIVKAILAASKTMAKGAKGKAKQAA from the coding sequence ATGTCGGACGTTTCGTTGATGGTGAACGGCAGGCGGGTCAGCGGGACCGCCGAGGATCGAACGCTGCTGGTTCACTTCCTGCGCGAGAATCTCGGCCTGACCGGCACACATGTCGGCTGCGACACCTCGCAATGCGGGGCCTGCGTCGTCCATGTCGACGGCAAGGCGGTGAAGTCCTGCACCATGCTCGCGGTACAGGCGTCCGGCTCGAGCGTTGTAACGATCGAAGGTCTCGCCAATGGCGCCGACCTGCATCCCGTGCAGGCCGCCTTCAAGGAACATCACGGCCTGCAATGCGGCTTCTGCACGCCTGGCATGATCATGACGGCAACCGACATGATCAATCGCCACCCCGAAGGCCTCGACGAAGCGACGGTGCGCGCCGAGCTTGAAGGCAACATCTGCCGCTGCACCGGCTACCACAACATCGTCAAGGCGATCCTTGCCGCATCGAAGACGATGGCCAAGGGGGCCAAGGGCAAGGCGAAACAAGCTGCGTGA
- a CDS encoding FIST signal transduction protein: MSALTTDEPDPVAFARAVASEAAAIDAGFALVFFSQSLVEAGALSRALSVHAPGLHHAGCSTAGEITPQGLEEGHMLAMLLPSAAFTAVSAMVDNLSSSGMDRITGEVEALRRALRVRVGGERTRNTFALCFIDGLSYAEEAVSSAIHWGLDDIPLLGGSAGDDLKFETTRLISNGRVTSDSAIIVLIATEIPFHVFKTDNFVPTDEKLVVTASDADHRIVREFNATNAAEEYAASVGIVPQTLTPLSFASHPVVVKVGGEYYCRSIQKMHADGSLSFFCAIDDGVVLSIAQPKDMVESTRAALREVEERLGGIDLILGFDCVLRRLDARNRQVFRDISELYRVNNVVGFGTYGEQYRSMHLNQTFTGIAFGERQAAE; the protein is encoded by the coding sequence TTGTCGGCGCTGACCACGGATGAGCCCGACCCGGTTGCTTTCGCTCGCGCGGTGGCCAGCGAGGCCGCGGCAATCGACGCTGGTTTTGCCCTCGTGTTCTTTTCCCAGAGCCTTGTCGAGGCCGGCGCCCTGTCGCGGGCGCTCTCGGTGCATGCGCCGGGGCTCCACCATGCCGGCTGCTCCACCGCCGGCGAGATCACGCCGCAGGGGCTCGAGGAAGGCCACATGCTGGCGATGCTGCTTCCCTCGGCGGCGTTCACCGCGGTCAGCGCCATGGTCGACAATCTATCCTCGTCGGGCATGGACAGGATCACAGGCGAGGTCGAGGCCTTGCGGCGCGCCCTGCGCGTCCGGGTGGGCGGCGAGCGGACCAGGAACACCTTCGCGCTCTGCTTCATCGATGGGCTGTCCTATGCCGAGGAAGCGGTCAGTTCGGCCATCCACTGGGGCCTTGACGACATACCGCTGCTCGGCGGCTCGGCCGGCGACGATCTGAAATTCGAAACGACGCGGCTGATCTCGAATGGCAGGGTCACCTCGGACAGCGCCATCATCGTGCTGATCGCCACGGAAATTCCGTTCCACGTTTTCAAGACCGACAATTTCGTTCCGACCGACGAAAAACTGGTGGTCACTGCGTCCGATGCCGATCACCGCATCGTGCGCGAGTTCAACGCCACCAATGCGGCGGAAGAATATGCCGCTTCCGTCGGCATCGTCCCGCAGACCCTGACGCCGCTGAGCTTCGCCTCGCATCCGGTGGTGGTGAAGGTGGGCGGCGAGTATTACTGCCGCTCGATCCAGAAGATGCACGCGGACGGCTCGCTGTCTTTCTTCTGCGCCATCGACGACGGAGTCGTGCTGTCGATCGCCCAGCCAAAGGACATGGTGGAATCGACACGCGCGGCCCTGCGCGAGGTCGAGGAGAGGCTGGGCGGCATCGACCTGATCCTCGGCTTCGACTGCGTGCTGCGCCGGCTCGATGCGCGCAACCGCCAGGTCTTTCGTGACATTTCGGAACTCTACCGGGTCAACAATGTCGTCGGCTTCGGCACCTATGGCGAACAGTATCGGTCGATGCACCTCAACCAGACTTTCACCGGCATCGCCTTCGGCGAACGGCAAGCGGCAGAATAA
- a CDS encoding hybrid sensor histidine kinase/response regulator, translating into MPLRDINDLEKLKKINAALVDRVERSMDQQGNAFSLFQTAISLENRVRTRTEELHSTLRRLEQSNIDLSAAKENAEFANLSKTRFLAAASHDVLQPLNAAHLSVSALAELQTSDEGRKLVRQVERSLETMEDLLRTLLDISKLDAGVVHPDIGDVSLEALFSSLRSDFQPVAEMKRLSLKFRPVNAVVRSDRTLLRRILQNILSNALGYTRSGGVLVGTRHRGDTIRIDVADTGCGIPEDQREAVFEEFHRGTLPANAGLDGGGLGLGLAIVRRMAGALGHPVTFSSKVGRGTIFHIDVPVGIGAPADAIASATSLERSRGYGLFGTKVLLVENDAEVLEAMTFLLERWQCLVRAATSTDDALDLLGDTDWVPDIIIADQHLDGGDLGTTTISEVRDYLGRAVPALIVTADSSEAVAKAARAGGIELMRKPLKPAQLRALLAHLLA; encoded by the coding sequence ATGCCGCTCAGGGACATAAACGATCTCGAAAAACTGAAGAAGATCAACGCCGCGCTGGTCGACCGCGTCGAGCGGTCGATGGACCAGCAGGGCAACGCCTTCTCGCTGTTCCAGACAGCCATCTCGCTGGAAAATCGGGTGCGCACGCGCACCGAGGAGCTGCACTCGACCTTGAGGCGGCTGGAACAATCCAACATCGATCTCAGCGCCGCCAAGGAAAACGCCGAGTTCGCGAACCTGTCCAAGACGAGGTTCCTCGCCGCCGCCAGCCACGACGTGCTGCAGCCGCTGAATGCGGCTCACCTATCCGTCTCGGCGCTCGCCGAGTTGCAGACCAGCGACGAAGGCAGGAAGCTGGTGCGGCAGGTCGAGCGCTCGCTGGAGACGATGGAGGACCTGCTGCGCACCTTGCTCGACATTTCCAAGCTCGATGCCGGCGTGGTGCACCCCGACATCGGCGACGTCAGCCTGGAGGCGCTGTTCTCGTCGCTGCGCTCGGATTTCCAGCCGGTCGCGGAAATGAAGCGGCTGTCCTTGAAATTTCGGCCGGTCAACGCCGTGGTCCGCTCCGACCGGACGCTGCTGCGCCGCATCCTGCAGAACATCCTCTCCAACGCGCTGGGCTATACCCGCTCGGGCGGCGTCCTGGTCGGCACCAGGCATCGCGGCGACACGATCCGCATCGATGTCGCCGATACCGGCTGCGGCATTCCCGAGGACCAGCGCGAGGCGGTGTTCGAGGAATTCCATCGCGGCACCTTGCCCGCCAATGCCGGGCTCGACGGCGGCGGCCTCGGGCTCGGGCTTGCCATCGTGCGCCGCATGGCCGGCGCGCTCGGCCACCCCGTGACCTTCTCCTCGAAGGTCGGGCGCGGCACGATCTTTCATATCGATGTCCCCGTCGGCATCGGCGCCCCCGCCGACGCCATCGCCAGCGCCACCAGCCTGGAGCGGTCGCGCGGCTACGGCCTGTTCGGCACCAAGGTGTTGCTGGTCGAGAACGACGCCGAGGTGCTGGAGGCCATGACCTTCCTGCTCGAGCGCTGGCAGTGCCTGGTGCGGGCCGCGACCTCGACCGACGACGCGCTGGACCTGCTCGGCGACACCGACTGGGTGCCCGACATCATCATTGCCGACCAGCATCTCGACGGCGGCGACCTCGGCACCACCACCATATCGGAAGTCCGCGACTATCTCGGCCGCGCCGTGCCTGCGCTGATAGTTACCGCCGACAGTTCCGAAGCCGTCGCCAAGGCCGCGCGCGCCGGCGGCATCGAACTGATGCGCAAACCGCTGAAACCGGCGCAACTAAGGGCGCTGCTGGCGCATTTGCTGGCTTAG
- a CDS encoding response regulator: MTAPNDRARFLIIDDHPLFREALHSAVQMAYPEVDTVEARSIAEALDLLADAKPFDLALLDLSMPDVHGFDGLLQLRTRYPRLPVVIVSGHEEPRIISEALSYGAAGFIPKSARKSDLAAAIRSVMDGAIYVPETYEGQPADADSIDRADMVQRLSKLTPQQLRVLQMLRQGLLNKQIAYELQVGETTVKAHVSEILRKLNVYSRTQAVIEVSKLDNAELFRDQAGF; the protein is encoded by the coding sequence ATGACAGCACCCAACGATCGCGCCCGGTTCCTGATCATCGACGACCATCCGCTGTTTCGCGAGGCGCTGCACAGCGCCGTTCAGATGGCCTATCCCGAGGTCGATACGGTCGAGGCGCGCTCGATCGCCGAGGCTCTCGATCTCCTGGCCGACGCCAAGCCTTTCGACCTTGCGCTGCTCGACCTCTCGATGCCCGACGTGCACGGCTTCGACGGGCTGCTGCAGCTCAGGACCCGCTATCCGCGCCTGCCAGTGGTGATCGTTTCGGGCCACGAGGAGCCGCGGATCATTTCCGAGGCCTTGTCCTATGGTGCTGCCGGCTTCATCCCGAAATCGGCGCGCAAGAGCGATCTCGCCGCCGCCATCCGCTCGGTGATGGACGGCGCCATCTATGTGCCGGAAACCTATGAAGGCCAGCCGGCCGACGCCGACAGCATCGACCGCGCCGACATGGTCCAGCGGCTGTCCAAGCTGACGCCGCAGCAGCTGCGTGTGCTGCAAATGCTGCGCCAGGGCCTGCTCAACAAGCAGATCGCCTACGAGCTGCAGGTCGGCGAGACCACGGTGAAGGCGCATGTCTCGGAGATATTGCGCAAGCTCAACGTCTACAGCCGCACGCAGGCGGTGATCGAGGTTTCGAAGCTGGACAATGCAGAGCTGTTTCGCGATCAGGCGGGGTTTTGA